DNA sequence from the Archangium lipolyticum genome:
GTTCCCCTGATTCAGGAATCTGGAAGGCTCCCGTTGAACTCTCCAAGAAAATGAGAGGCTTCCGCTTCCTGGTCCGAGCCGCCTGTCAATGAGAAGGGATTGCCCTTGGAAAGCTGTCATTTGAAAAGGTGTCAACTCGCGGCAGCCTTGGCGGCAAGCGTGCTCACTGCATGCGACGATGACGACAAGGTCACCCACTGGTACGGAAGCTGGAGCGCTTCACCGCGGGACTTCCCTGTTGCCAGCCTATATCGCCCCCGTCAGGGCGCCTGGACCGGGGTGATGGGCGCCACCCACAGGACGTACTGCCAGTGATCCGGGCCCCCCTCGGCGGAGATGGCGGCCACCTGGCGTTGATCCGGCGAGACGAGCAGGGCCTTCCAATACCCGCCCTCGGGCCCCGGGGGAGGCGCGGAGAAGAGGTGCCAGCTCCGCGAGTCCCTGGGACTCGTGGGGATGACGAGGTCTCCCTTCCAGGTGAGGTAGCGGCCACCGCCCAGCACCGGGCCGCCGACCCCGTGAGCGAACTCGGCGCTCACCTCCTTCGGGGAGAGCGCGCGCTCACCGGCGAGCCAGCGGCCCGAACTGAAATACACGAGCCGCCCGTCGACGACGCGCCCGAGGAAGGGGGACGCTTCTTCAGACCTTCCCCCGGAGCACACCTCCCCGAGACAGGTCAAGCCACAGCCTCCGGGTTGGAAATCCAGGAAGCGCTCAGCCAGCGATGGCGGTACGGGCTCGAGCTCGCCCCAGCGGTGGCGCGTGGTGTCGTAGCAGCGCAGCTGGCCCGAGACATCCTGCTGGCGCATGCACAGCTCGCGTCCGCGCCAGAAGAGCCCCGGAGGGCCGTGCGGGGCCAACGTCGGAACCTCCAGCACCTTGCCGATGCGGCGGGGCGTCTGGGCGCGCAGGGGTTGGCTCTTCCGGCGGCCCTCCTCCACCGTGCGCTCCACCTCCCGGACCGCGGCGGCCACGTCGGGCCAGGCCGCCAGGGAGTCCCTGTTCAGCAATTCCTCCACGCGCCGCCAATCACCCGCCACCACCTGCTCGCGCACCGAATGGACGTATGCCAGGGCACGGAGCCGGGAGGCGGACGCATCCGAGGGAGGCACCAGCTCCACCAGGTATTCCATGATCGACGCCTCCCCCACCTTCCCACGTGCCGGAGCCGCCAGTCGCCGCGTCAGCTCGCGCTCCAGGGAAGGATCCACGGACACGCCCCCCTCGGGTCTCGGCAGCAGCTCGAGCGCGGGCGCACGGCCGACCCGCAGCCGGAGGGTTTTCTCCCGGCACTCCAACTCCAGGCCCGGTGGGGGGGGAGTACTCCCGTCCTCGCTCGATTGATCGAAGCTCAGCCACACCTGGCCTTCGGGGCCACGCACCTCCACCTCGCTCTCGCTCACCGCCTCCGCGGAACAGGAGCCGCTCCATGAGTAGCTGGCGGACACCCGTACCTCCGCTCCGGACGAGGTGCCACACCGTAAGGGCAGACGTTGCTCCTCGTCGGAACCGAAGGGGATGACGACGGAGGCGCTGGGAGCGGGAACACCCGCGTCCCCGGCGAACGCGCGCAGGGAGAGCAGAAGGCCGGACAGGAGGAGGTGGAAGCGCATGCCCGGGCCAAAGCAATCGCGATGCCGTGGATTCACGGCCCTCCCTGCGTCCCTCCGGCCACATACCGCGTCCAGGCGAACGCGAACGACGCACCTGGGGGCTCCGGCTTCACGCTGGCGTTGTGAGAGTTGCAAGGACGAGCTTCTCGTTGCTCACTCGCTGGTGCCGGACGGCGTCTTGGTGCCGGGGGAGGGCGGTGTGCGCTTGGAGGCGTTGCCCCCGCCCACGCCAACACGCACCTTCACGCGAAGAATTCGCCAGCATGGTTTTTTGGGCTCCGCGTGAGACACGCGCCAATTTTCTCCGTCTTTAGGAGGAAGTGCCCGTTGTGTCAGCCCTGGTAATCCCCCCCTTCCCCGGGAGTCCGATGAAAAAGCTATTTTTCTCCATTGCGGCATTGACACTGGCCGCGACCAGCGCGTCGGCGGCGGGTCGCATGAACCCGTCGGACCTTCGCCGTGTCGCGAAGGCGCGTGAGCGCATCGTCCCCGCCGTCGAGAAGGAGTTCGGACCCAAGGCCCGGTTCGTCCACCTCTTCGGTCAAGGCCGAAACATGATGGTGGGTATCATCGCCGAGATTCCGGAGCAGCCGCTGGGGACGGACGACGTGCCGCTGCTGGCCATCGCCCAGTACGACGAGTCGACCGGCGCGGTGCGCGTGGTGGATCGCGAGTTCAAGTACCGTGAGGCGCGTGCGGTGGGGCAGAACGTGGCGCTGCTGGATGGGCAGGGCAACCTGCGCCTGCGCGAGCCCAACGGCCGCGAGCGGGTGCTGGCCCAGAAGGTGGGCGGAGATCTGTTCCCGACGGCGAAGGGTGACGCCCTGGTGGCCACGCTGGTGGGTGACGGCGAGGGACACGAGACGTCCGTGGGCATCATCGATCTGAAAGGCCGCGTGAAGGTGCTGGCGGATGGGCCCGGAATCGACGCGACGCCCAGCATCTCGCCGGATGGCAAGACGGTGGTCTTCGTGTCCGGCCGCACCAGCGTGGCGTCGTTCTTCGTCACGACGGTGGATGGCGCCGAGCCCAAGCAGCTCACCAACATCGGGCTGGAGAGCCACATGCTGTTCGGGGGCGCTCCGGAGGGCTTCGTCCCCCCGCCCGTCTCGAGCCACCACATGGAGTGGGTGAGCGACGACGTGCTCCGCTACAACGCGGGCGGCGGCGAGTTCTGGAAGATCAACGTGCGCACGGGCCAGGCGGCTCCGGATGTGGGAGGTGAGAAGTGATGAACACGATGAAGAAGCTCGCCGCGACGCTGCTCTTCGCGCTGGTGGCGCTGCCGGGGGTCTCCTCGGCGCAGACGATGTTCCGCTTCCCCATGTCGCAGCTCGCGGACCAGTGTGGCAACGGTGGCTGCACGGTGAGCGCGTACAAGGATTACGGTGGCCGGGACTACGCGTGTGGAGGCGTGCGCTACTCCGGCCACACGGGCACGGACTACGCCCTGGTGGGCGGGTTCAGCAAGATGGACTACGGCGTGTGGGTGATGAACGCCGCCGCGGGCGTCATCGAGTCCTCGGTGGATGGGTACTTCGACCGGTGCAACTACTGGGACCAGGCCAACCCGTACGCCGCCTGCGGCCTCTACACGGCCAACTACATCATCATGCGGCACGCGGATGGCACGAAGACCAAGTACTGGCACCTGATGAAGTACACGCAGCAGTTCGCCCGGAACACGTCCCTTGCCTGCGCGTATTGGATTGCGCGGGCGGGCTCGTCGGGGGCCTCCACGGGGCCGCACCTGCACTTCGAGTACTGGGTGCCGAACTACGGCATCGATGACCCGTACGCGGGCTCGTGCGGTACGCCCTACACGCGGTGGACCTCGCAGGGCGCGTACCGGGGCCTGCCCGGCATCGCCTGCCAGTAGCGGCGAGGTATCGAGGGAGGAGGCAGGGCGCCGGACCGCGTGTCCGGCGCCTCGACCGAGGCGAGCTTCACGCAGGTACCGGCACGGAGCCACTGGCCGTGGCGCCATTAGGGCTTGCGCGCCTCGATGAGGCTCACGCCGCTCGGGGAGGGAGTGATGCGCTCCAGCGCCCAGCCGGTGCTGGTGAGCAGCGCCTCGTACTCGCGGGCCGTGCGCTCGCGTCCATCCGAGACCACGAACATGTTGAGGTCGATGAGGGCCGTGCGCGAAGGCTCCCCGTCCGGCATCACCATCTCCACCACGAT
Encoded proteins:
- a CDS encoding TolB family protein produces the protein MNPSDLRRVAKARERIVPAVEKEFGPKARFVHLFGQGRNMMVGIIAEIPEQPLGTDDVPLLAIAQYDESTGAVRVVDREFKYREARAVGQNVALLDGQGNLRLREPNGRERVLAQKVGGDLFPTAKGDALVATLVGDGEGHETSVGIIDLKGRVKVLADGPGIDATPSISPDGKTVVFVSGRTSVASFFVTTVDGAEPKQLTNIGLESHMLFGGAPEGFVPPPVSSHHMEWVSDDVLRYNAGGGEFWKINVRTGQAAPDVGGEK
- a CDS encoding M23 family metallopeptidase, with the translated sequence MNTMKKLAATLLFALVALPGVSSAQTMFRFPMSQLADQCGNGGCTVSAYKDYGGRDYACGGVRYSGHTGTDYALVGGFSKMDYGVWVMNAAAGVIESSVDGYFDRCNYWDQANPYAACGLYTANYIIMRHADGTKTKYWHLMKYTQQFARNTSLACAYWIARAGSSGASTGPHLHFEYWVPNYGIDDPYAGSCGTPYTRWTSQGAYRGLPGIACQ